One Diospyros lotus cultivar Yz01 chromosome 1, ASM1463336v1, whole genome shotgun sequence genomic window carries:
- the LOC127787170 gene encoding protein NRT1/ PTR FAMILY 2.7-like isoform X1, translating to MEDSVPAAGEHQLSFSGKKPGGWITFPFITATMACLTLAAGGWINNLLVYMNAEFNVPSIDSAQIWNVVNGCTTMFPVVGAIIADSYLGCFSVIWISSLISLLGIVLLMLTATVDSLRPPPCESSTSSCAAPSKAQYAVLYTALALAIVGVSGTRYTIGTMGADQFDQPKHHGTFWNWFIFTLYTSSAISSTLIVYVEDNVSWGLGFGLCAVANVVGLAVFVLGRRFYRHVKPQGSPFLGLARVVVAAVRKRKVAPAVVISEESEDYYYYQKPESGATKAVAATDPTKAFRFLNRAAVKTEGDTNPDGSVAKPWKLCTVQQVEDLKTLIRIFPLWSSGIFLSLPLAAQISLATLQALSMDRRVVGHFKLPAGSMVVFTRLSTSISIAIIDRFLSPFWNKLTRRPLTPLQRVGTGHVITFLSMVVSAVVEAKRLKEVRSHDLQGQTGAIVPLSVLWLVPQLALAGISEGFHFPGNVAFYYQEFPASLKSTSTAMVTLFVGISFYLSSAVVGIVRKTTGWLPDNVNDGRMDNVYWVFSLVCGLNFGYYVVCAWLYKYQVVGDEDHLGKEDDRL from the exons ATGGAAGATTCTGTCCCCGCCGCCGGAGAACACCAGCTGTCCTTTTCAGGCAAGAAGCCCGGCGGCTGGATCACATTTCCCTTCATCACAG CGACAATGGCGTGCCTGACGTTGGCAGCCGGAGGCTGGATAAACAACCTCCTCGTCTATATGAACGCGGAGTTCAACGTTCCGAGCATCGATTCAGCCCAAATCTGGAACGTCGTTAATGGCTGCACCACCATGTTTCCCGTCGTCGGAGCTATCATCGCCGACTCCTACCTTGGCTGCTTCTCCGTCATCTGGATATCTTCCCTCATCTCTTTGCTC GGGATAGTCCTCTTGATGTTAACTGCAACAGTCGACTCACTGAGGCCTCCGCCATGCGAAAGCTCAACAAGCTCATGCGCCGCGCCGTCGAAAGCTCAATATGCAGTTCTGTACACAGCTCTGGCTCTGGCGATCGTCGGGGTGAGCGGCACCCGCTATACGATCGGGACGATGGGGGCCGACCAGTTCGACCAGCCGAAGCACCACGGAACCTTCTGGAACTGGTTCATCTTCACCTTGTACACTTCGTCTGCAATAAGCAGCACCCTCATCGTCTACGTTGAAGATAACGTGAGCTGGGGACTAGGATTTGGCCTCTGTGCTGTTGCCAACGTTGTTGGTTTAGCGGTTTTTGTGCTTGGAAGACGATTCTATCGCCATGTGAAGCCCCAGGGGAGTCCGTTCTTGGGCTTAGCTCGCGTCGTCGTTGCTGCTGTGAGGAAACGGAAGGTGGCGCCGGCGGTGGTTATTAGTGAAGAATCtgaagattattattattaccagAAGCCGGAAAGTGGGGCGACGAAGGCGGTGGCTGCCACTGATCCTACCAAAGCTTTCCG GTTCCTGAACCGAGCAGCTGTGAAAACCGAAGGAGACACCAATCCAGACGGTTCAGTAGCAAAGCCATGGAAGCTCTGCACAGTCCAGCAAGTAGAAGATCTCAAAACCCTCATCAGAATCTTCCCCCTTTGGTCTTCTGGAATCTTCCTTAGCCTTCCACTCGCCGCCCAGATCAGCCTCGCCACTCTCCAGGCCCTCTCCATGGACCGCCGCGTCGTCGGCCATTTCAAACTCCCCGCCGGCTCCATGGTCGTCTTCACCCGCCTCTCCACTTCCATCTCCATCGCCATCATCGACCGCTTCTTATCCCCCTTCTGGAATAAGCTAACTCGCAGGCCATTAACCCCTCTCCAGAGAGTTGGAACCGGACACGTGATCACTTTTCTAAGCATGGTAGTTTCCGCCGTCGTGGAAGCAAAACGGCTGAAGGAAGTCCGATCCCACGACCTTCAAGGCCAAACCGGCGCCATCGTGCCTTTGTCGGTGCTGTGGCTGGTGCCGCAGCTGGCTCTCGCCGGCATCTCGGAAGGATTCCACTTTCCCGGAAACGTGGCGTTCTATTACCAGGAATTTCCCGCGTCGCTCAAGAGCACGTCGACGGCGATGGTGACGTTGTTCGTGGGAATCTCGTTTTATCTGAGCTCCGCCGTGGTGGGGATTGTTCGGAAGACGACGGGGTGGCTGCCGGACAACGTGAACGACGGGAGGATGGATAATGTATACTGGGTTTTCAGCTTGGTTTGCGGCTTGAACTTTGGGTACTATGTGGTTTGCGCTTGGCTGTACAAATATCAAGTCGTTGGCGATGAAGATCATCTTGGCAAAGAAGATGACAGGCTTTAG